In the genome of Flexistipes sinusarabici DSM 4947, one region contains:
- a CDS encoding 3'-5' exonuclease — MIEKFLFKKNIYNKNTDPVNSYVLRLCEMVKKNRSLDEPIQNAEFSVVDTETTGLEIANARVINIAAVKVKNFKIVDFYNAFINPQMKIPPSSIDWHGITDDMVKDKPKAIEVMPEFLKFVSDNPIVGHHIGFDVKMINKELGEFFGCKLENYTIDTMLLYSNAIVRKDTHVSLDYLFDVYNVVCTGRHTALGDALATAEVFNKIIYQANKNFDTVGDLFNIQKEINQSQ, encoded by the coding sequence ATGATAGAAAAATTTTTGTTTAAAAAGAATATATATAATAAGAATACTGATCCTGTTAATTCATACGTTCTCAGACTGTGTGAAATGGTTAAAAAGAACCGCAGCCTTGACGAACCCATTCAGAATGCCGAATTTTCCGTGGTGGATACTGAAACCACAGGTCTGGAAATAGCAAATGCAAGAGTGATTAATATAGCTGCAGTCAAAGTTAAAAATTTTAAAATAGTTGATTTTTATAACGCTTTTATTAATCCACAAATGAAGATTCCGCCTTCCTCAATAGATTGGCACGGGATTACCGATGATATGGTAAAAGATAAGCCTAAAGCAATCGAGGTGATGCCGGAGTTTCTGAAGTTTGTCTCTGATAACCCTATTGTAGGTCATCATATCGGTTTTGACGTAAAAATGATAAATAAGGAGCTTGGGGAATTTTTCGGTTGCAAACTGGAAAATTATACAATCGACACTATGCTTCTCTATTCAAATGCCATTGTAAGAAAAGATACCCACGTAAGTCTTGATTATCTGTTTGATGTTTACAATGTTGTCTGTACAGGCAGGCATACGGCTCTCGGTGATGCTCTGGCGACAGCCGAGGTTTTCAATAAGATTATCTACCAGGCAAATAAGAACTTTGATACTGTTGGGGATCTTTTTAATATTCAAAAGGAAATCAATCAGAGTCAATAG
- a CDS encoding ABC transporter permease produces MNINKMAAVYIKELKELRRDKISRIMVFFMPITILIVFGYGMAMDVENIPFSVLDHDKSVLSREFVSKFSQNERYYSFKGYVSSQNEGIELIDKSRIRTLIVIPENFSDNLKQNRSVNIQIMEDGVFPYRASVSASYAEAIVSDFNLEVLENKGMQYSPLNLKVRYWFNEEMKQKYVTTSGVLAIALFLGSAMISSQLIVKEKESGSIYNIYTSSISKLEFILSKQMFSFTIFVINYFILFLLIILLFQVPFKGNFLLFTLSSMIYILVSTALGILISTFVNTQVTAVVGTAIICIIPAFLYSGYIAPVSSMTNEAYVVAHLFPTYYYLNIVKMFFLKGVNMKLFINHSIILIIFYFVLIACCVLRFRKYEK; encoded by the coding sequence ATGAATATTAACAAGATGGCGGCGGTGTACATCAAAGAACTTAAAGAGCTGCGAAGGGACAAAATTTCCCGGATAATGGTATTTTTCATGCCAATCACCATTCTCATAGTTTTCGGTTACGGCATGGCCATGGATGTGGAAAATATCCCCTTTTCAGTGCTTGATCATGATAAAAGTGTATTGAGCAGGGAATTTGTATCCAAATTTTCACAAAACGAGCGGTATTATTCATTTAAGGGTTACGTTTCATCCCAAAATGAGGGCATCGAACTAATAGACAAAAGCAGGATCAGAACGCTGATCGTAATCCCTGAAAATTTTTCCGATAACTTAAAACAAAACCGGAGTGTGAATATTCAAATTATGGAGGACGGGGTCTTTCCCTACAGGGCTTCCGTATCCGCAAGTTATGCAGAAGCCATTGTATCTGATTTTAATCTGGAAGTTCTGGAAAATAAAGGGATGCAATATTCTCCCCTCAATCTGAAAGTCAGATACTGGTTCAACGAAGAGATGAAGCAGAAGTATGTGACAACTTCCGGTGTACTGGCAATCGCCCTGTTTCTCGGCTCTGCCATGATTTCATCACAGCTCATTGTAAAAGAAAAGGAATCAGGCTCCATTTATAACATTTACACATCTTCCATTTCAAAGCTGGAGTTTATTTTAAGCAAACAGATGTTCAGTTTTACTATTTTCGTAATAAATTATTTTATCCTATTTTTACTCATCATATTACTGTTTCAGGTTCCGTTTAAAGGTAATTTTCTCCTTTTCACACTTTCGTCGATGATCTATATACTCGTCTCAACTGCTTTGGGAATACTGATATCCACTTTTGTAAACACACAGGTTACCGCAGTCGTAGGAACAGCTATTATATGCATTATTCCGGCTTTTCTATATTCAGGCTACATCGCACCTGTCAGCTCAATGACAAACGAGGCATACGTTGTGGCTCATCTTTTTCCCACATATTACTACCTTAATATTGTCAAAATGTTCTTTTTAAAAGGCGTAAATATGAAACTTTTTATAAATCACTCGATTATACTTATTATATTTTATTTTGTGCTCATTGCGTGCTGTGTACTTAGGTTCAGGAAGTATGAAAAATGA
- the extM gene encoding selenite/tellurite reduction operon c-type cytochrome ExtM — protein MSFLKYLFILFFAVFAYHVSASTCVSCHEGIEAPSENHQFACIECHSGDNTAEKKDEAHKGMYGGRNPSDPVVWDKTCGNCHQYQLDRVKTTVMFTNTGMIKNTQKAWNDFNRKLYSTTDIVSYNAKGEKFDIKPIANGEKMADELYRKFCSACHVGFDRMKGYRAHHSAGCAACHYSHDKSGKYLGNDKKLMGEKLYAKSHEMNTLPGDDVCLRCHNRSGRIALSYAGKYDGNNSLVPLNGIYPGPEIMSGVRNIRHTAADIHKRAGMECIDCHTSRELMGDGYVYENMYNQVEISCASCHGDENKLPETKRITTENAAPLYESKYYARQIAFGTEMVLTDKGNMFSNVFKKDGKYYLMLKRSGKLLEIPTIMNTDEHQVYGHDRLECYTCHSKMVVQCYGCHTIYDKREKSMDWIKGKVTKGKFSEKEDIRLYYPFPLAVNQKGKISPVTPGCQTLLTVIEENGKTSKDDYIFNFKNGKNFKFAPFYGHNTGKNAVSCRECHMNLTFAGFGEAIVSTKQQNITSSILCDKTGNPLTALYSMKNGRLRKSSQIVREKSDLMGKNVIKSMIKANLCITCHEKADDDIYGEKIDYEKILNDDIHRDLVNINN, from the coding sequence TTGAGCTTTTTAAAATATCTTTTTATTCTGTTTTTTGCTGTATTTGCCTATCACGTTTCAGCTTCCACATGTGTTTCATGCCATGAGGGTATTGAGGCGCCTTCGGAGAATCATCAGTTTGCCTGTATTGAATGTCATAGTGGAGATAATACCGCTGAAAAAAAGGATGAGGCACATAAGGGTATGTATGGGGGGAGAAACCCCTCTGATCCTGTTGTATGGGATAAAACATGCGGGAATTGTCATCAGTACCAGTTAGACCGTGTTAAAACAACAGTTATGTTTACCAATACAGGTATGATTAAAAATACTCAAAAGGCCTGGAATGACTTCAACCGAAAACTTTATTCCACTACAGATATCGTAAGTTATAACGCAAAAGGAGAAAAATTTGATATTAAACCTATAGCAAATGGTGAAAAAATGGCCGATGAGCTTTACAGAAAATTCTGCTCTGCCTGTCATGTGGGTTTTGACAGAATGAAAGGCTATAGGGCTCATCATTCTGCTGGCTGCGCAGCATGCCATTATTCCCACGATAAAAGCGGGAAGTATTTGGGGAATGACAAAAAGCTAATGGGTGAAAAACTCTATGCCAAATCACACGAAATGAATACATTGCCCGGTGATGATGTTTGTCTCAGGTGCCACAATCGAAGCGGACGTATTGCTTTGTCATACGCCGGCAAATATGACGGCAATAATTCGCTGGTTCCACTTAACGGGATATATCCTGGTCCGGAGATTATGAGTGGTGTCCGCAATATAAGGCATACCGCAGCTGACATCCATAAGCGTGCCGGTATGGAGTGCATAGACTGCCATACTTCAAGGGAATTAATGGGTGACGGTTATGTTTACGAAAATATGTATAATCAGGTTGAAATTAGCTGTGCAAGCTGTCACGGTGATGAGAATAAATTGCCCGAAACAAAAAGAATAACTACAGAAAATGCAGCCCCTTTGTATGAAAGCAAGTACTATGCAAGGCAAATAGCGTTTGGCACTGAAATGGTTTTAACAGATAAAGGGAATATGTTCAGCAATGTATTTAAAAAAGATGGTAAATACTATCTTATGCTAAAAAGAAGCGGTAAATTATTGGAAATTCCCACAATTATGAATACTGATGAACATCAGGTTTATGGACATGACAGACTGGAGTGTTACACGTGTCATTCCAAAATGGTGGTTCAGTGTTACGGTTGCCATACCATCTATGACAAAAGGGAAAAATCCATGGATTGGATAAAAGGCAAAGTGACGAAAGGAAAATTCAGTGAGAAAGAAGATATCAGGCTTTATTATCCTTTTCCCCTCGCTGTAAATCAAAAGGGGAAAATTTCTCCGGTTACACCGGGGTGTCAGACACTGTTAACTGTTATTGAGGAAAACGGAAAAACGTCAAAAGATGATTATATTTTTAATTTTAAAAATGGGAAAAATTTTAAGTTTGCACCTTTTTACGGTCACAACACAGGCAAAAATGCTGTTTCCTGTCGGGAGTGCCACATGAATCTAACCTTTGCCGGTTTTGGTGAAGCTATTGTATCGACTAAACAACAAAACATTACAAGTTCCATATTGTGTGATAAGACCGGTAATCCACTGACCGCTTTGTACAGTATGAAAAACGGCAGGTTAAGGAAATCTTCTCAAATTGTTCGTGAAAAGAGTGATTTAATGGGCAAGAATGTTATAAAATCAATGATCAAGGCCAATTTATGTATTACATGCCATGAAAAGGCGGATGATGATATTTATGGAGAAAAAATTGATTATGAAAAGATACTTAATGACGATATTCACAGGGATCTTGTTAATATTAACAACTAG
- a CDS encoding lytic transglycosylase domain-containing protein, producing MLIKIYKTILYSFIIFILTINICSFLTTFNPKSLINPFHLKSRTISCYLLSKHIIFKSGIFLNKASKNEIISLIDKYSKKYNVDPDLIKIMVEVESEYNQFAISRTGAMGLMQIMPATFNDMKHTDPFDAERNISAGIKYFSIQKRTFKKLELALSAYNAGPSHVYKNHTVPNFIETKSYVSEIMSKYRKLKAIDSD from the coding sequence ATGTTAATAAAAATATACAAAACAATTCTTTATTCATTTATAATTTTTATTTTGACAATAAATATATGTTCGTTTTTAACGACTTTTAACCCGAAATCACTTATCAATCCATTTCACCTGAAATCCCGCACAATCAGTTGCTATCTGCTAAGTAAACATATCATTTTCAAATCAGGGATTTTTCTCAACAAAGCCTCAAAAAATGAAATCATATCATTAATAGACAAATATTCTAAAAAGTACAATGTAGACCCTGATCTTATAAAAATAATGGTGGAAGTAGAGTCGGAATACAATCAATTTGCAATCTCACGCACCGGTGCAATGGGATTGATGCAGATCATGCCGGCTACATTTAACGATATGAAGCATACAGATCCTTTTGATGCCGAACGAAATATTTCTGCAGGTATAAAATATTTTTCAATACAAAAAAGGACTTTCAAGAAGCTGGAACTGGCACTCTCAGCATATAATGCGGGGCCTTCTCATGTTTACAAAAATCACACTGTGCCAAATTTTATAGAAACAAAAAGTTATGTTTCTGAAATCATGTCTAAATACAGGAAGTTAAAAGCTATTGACTCTGATTGA
- a CDS encoding ATP-binding cassette domain-containing protein — protein MKIAEITELSKFYKKEKAINSISFSVEENSLFCMVGADGAGKSTTLKILAGILNFEKGSVKVFGEDFRNKRKAEKFRDKIAFMPQGLGQNLYHNLSVEENIDFFANLHGLRRKEIADRKNKLLKITGLEKFTERQTSKLSGGMKQKLGICCSLIHLPRLIILDEPTTGVDPISRRELYGLLNEFIENEGLTVIVSTAYIDEAERGSKIAVMHEGEIIFLGSHDDFLKKAPNVYSYSQNDFLQKYSSLESDKYDFIKLGKNSFYYSPKTKNGLIENSNRKNAELEDTILSTIGSRKLNFSFSSSEPTKDKKQICNIENISKRFGDFYALKNITMSVRKAEIFGLLGPNGAGKTTLIKIILGLLNPTEGTFQINAPNSNIKENIGYMSQKFSLYGDLTVYENIYLAGSIRKIPYDKLNKKIDNLMELGNLYNYSGEIVDKLPLGIKQRLALMTSIIHDPVIIFLDEPTSGVDPSERDTFWQLIRYLSYEKNTTAIVTTHFTEESEYCDKISLMSGGRIAGMGSPESLKQKTEKIAGKPYEINTATPFETAEHLKKLNVKTDIFGSKVKFFIKDRSLLPKINYNYKKGEITMDDVFVSITQNEY, from the coding sequence ATGAAGATTGCAGAAATAACTGAGTTATCAAAATTTTATAAAAAAGAAAAAGCGATAAACAGTATTTCTTTTTCCGTAGAAGAAAACTCTCTCTTCTGTATGGTGGGTGCCGACGGAGCAGGAAAATCCACTACTTTAAAAATCCTTGCAGGTATTCTCAATTTTGAAAAAGGCAGTGTAAAAGTGTTTGGAGAAGATTTCAGAAACAAACGCAAAGCTGAAAAATTCAGAGACAAAATAGCTTTTATGCCCCAGGGGCTAGGGCAAAATCTGTACCACAACCTCTCTGTGGAAGAAAATATCGATTTCTTTGCAAATCTGCACGGACTGCGGAGAAAAGAAATAGCGGATAGAAAGAATAAGCTTTTGAAGATAACCGGCCTTGAAAAATTTACAGAGAGACAGACCTCCAAACTTTCCGGCGGAATGAAACAAAAGCTGGGAATTTGCTGTTCCCTAATTCATCTGCCAAGACTCATAATACTTGATGAGCCCACAACAGGGGTGGATCCTATATCACGAAGAGAGCTTTATGGGCTTCTTAACGAATTCATTGAGAACGAAGGGTTAACCGTTATCGTGTCCACTGCCTATATTGATGAAGCCGAGCGCGGTTCAAAAATAGCGGTAATGCACGAAGGTGAAATTATTTTTCTGGGGAGTCATGATGATTTTTTAAAGAAAGCTCCAAACGTTTATAGTTATTCTCAAAACGATTTTCTGCAAAAATACAGCAGCCTTGAAAGTGATAAATATGATTTCATCAAATTGGGAAAAAACAGCTTCTACTACAGTCCTAAAACAAAAAACGGCCTAATAGAAAACTCTAACCGAAAAAATGCCGAACTGGAAGATACTATACTCAGCACAATAGGAAGCAGAAAACTGAATTTCTCATTTTCATCTTCAGAACCGACTAAAGATAAAAAACAGATATGCAACATTGAAAATATAAGCAAACGCTTCGGGGATTTTTATGCCCTGAAAAACATTACTATGTCAGTACGAAAAGCTGAAATTTTTGGTCTGCTGGGCCCTAACGGTGCAGGTAAAACCACACTGATCAAAATAATACTAGGACTGCTGAATCCAACAGAAGGAACATTTCAAATCAATGCTCCAAATTCAAATATTAAGGAAAATATAGGTTATATGTCCCAGAAATTTTCACTTTACGGAGATCTTACAGTTTATGAAAACATCTATCTGGCGGGATCCATCCGAAAAATACCTTATGACAAGCTGAATAAAAAAATAGATAATCTGATGGAGCTGGGTAATCTCTATAATTATTCAGGTGAAATTGTGGATAAACTTCCCCTCGGTATCAAGCAGCGGCTGGCTCTCATGACATCAATTATACATGATCCTGTTATAATATTTCTTGATGAGCCTACTTCAGGTGTGGATCCTTCTGAAAGGGACACATTCTGGCAGCTTATCAGATACCTTTCCTATGAAAAAAATACCACCGCGATAGTAACTACACACTTTACCGAAGAATCTGAATATTGTGATAAGATCAGTTTGATGAGCGGAGGCAGAATAGCCGGAATGGGTTCTCCGGAATCGCTTAAGCAGAAAACGGAAAAGATTGCCGGAAAACCATATGAAATAAACACAGCAACCCCTTTTGAGACGGCGGAACACTTAAAAAAATTAAACGTAAAAACGGACATTTTCGGAAGTAAAGTCAAATTTTTCATAAAAGACAGATCCTTACTCCCCAAAATAAATTATAATTACAAAAAGGGAGAAATCACAATGGATGATGTTTTTGTGAGTATAACGCAAAATGAATATTAA
- the nadD gene encoding nicotinate-nucleotide adenylyltransferase, with product MKKIGLFGGTFNPIHIGHIKLARDVYSSFGLDEFIFIPSKIPPHKNLGSTGAKDRFNMVKSAVSSLDSHFQVSDYEINQKGVSYTYKTLLYFRNRFPEDQLFFIAGSDIFATIKTWNNWRELFDLANFIVVNRKEMPFSKMFMEIPDELLKIIRHKDTFEGCKAGRIVLHTMSEIDISSTEIRKNLKEKNFEFFLPKEVSEYIEKNDLYMEV from the coding sequence TTGAAGAAAATCGGTCTTTTCGGGGGGACATTCAATCCAATTCATATAGGGCATATAAAATTAGCCAGGGATGTATATTCATCATTCGGACTGGATGAATTTATTTTTATCCCTTCAAAGATTCCGCCGCATAAAAATTTAGGTTCAACCGGTGCAAAAGACCGGTTTAACATGGTAAAAAGTGCCGTGAGCAGCCTTGATTCACACTTTCAGGTTTCAGATTATGAAATTAACCAGAAAGGTGTCTCCTACACATATAAAACCCTGCTGTATTTCAGAAACAGATTTCCGGAGGACCAGCTTTTTTTTATAGCCGGAAGTGACATTTTTGCCACAATAAAAACCTGGAATAACTGGAGAGAGTTGTTTGACCTGGCAAACTTTATCGTGGTAAACAGAAAAGAGATGCCTTTTAGTAAAATGTTTATGGAAATTCCTGATGAACTGTTGAAAATAATTAGACATAAAGATACGTTTGAAGGATGCAAAGCAGGAAGGATTGTACTGCATACGATGAGTGAAATAGATATATCCAGCACTGAGATAAGAAAAAATTTAAAGGAGAAAAATTTTGAATTTTTTCTGCCCAAAGAGGTTTCAGAATATATTGAAAAAAATGATTTGTATATGGAGGTATAA
- the rsfS gene encoding ribosome silencing factor, with amino-acid sequence MEERELLRKIIGLLDDKKGEDIVAFKINEVSSLADYILICTANSEVHARALAETLIEEMKKKGVSYIAVEGKENSQWICVDYGEIIVHIMTAASREFYHLESIWGACEKITSESIDVGK; translated from the coding sequence ATGGAAGAACGAGAATTATTGAGAAAGATTATCGGCTTGCTCGATGATAAAAAGGGCGAGGATATCGTTGCTTTTAAAATCAATGAAGTATCTTCTCTGGCAGACTATATTTTAATTTGTACCGCAAATTCTGAAGTGCACGCCAGGGCTCTTGCAGAAACGCTGATTGAAGAGATGAAGAAGAAAGGAGTTTCATATATAGCTGTTGAAGGCAAAGAAAATTCCCAATGGATATGTGTGGACTATGGTGAGATAATTGTTCACATAATGACTGCCGCATCCCGGGAGTTTTATCATCTGGAATCAATATGGGGAGCATGCGAAAAGATAACATCTGAGAGTATTGATGTAGGCAAATAA
- a CDS encoding HlyD family secretion protein, producing the protein MGKKALLTVFILIFIVVVSAVLIDYYKQPPGNILEISGRIEADEIDLGFTIPGKVEEFTKEEGDLLEKNELVAQLNSEGLKAKVKRYKIEIQNARNILKTKREKLTSYQLNLEKLMIQRDLLTKNIETGIRIAEQNLESAVKKLSAEKAAYEKIKFHLDKIEKDYERISNLYKKGAVSKQKYDEIFTLKSITKSELEAQKALISIAESDIEKAKENLKLAQSRKDEIKMLNKEISSTESSISAAKEEIKIAGNNVIKAVQAFKEVNDRLSDATIKSPDNLIILEKYVNEGEIVAAGQPVLSSYNPENKYFRGYLPEPDLSKVKPGDTAYLKVDGLPNKKFPAKLIYISDKAEFTPKEVQTKRERVKQVFLIKMKIADDKNILKPGMPADCFINIK; encoded by the coding sequence TTGGGGAAAAAGGCGTTACTAACCGTCTTTATTTTAATTTTTATTGTTGTTGTAAGCGCTGTTCTTATCGACTATTACAAACAGCCTCCTGGCAATATTCTTGAAATAAGCGGACGGATTGAGGCTGATGAGATAGATTTGGGATTCACAATCCCGGGCAAAGTGGAAGAATTTACCAAAGAAGAGGGTGACCTGCTGGAAAAAAACGAGTTAGTTGCACAACTTAACTCCGAAGGGTTGAAAGCTAAAGTCAAGCGGTACAAAATTGAAATACAAAATGCAAGGAATATTCTTAAAACCAAGAGGGAAAAGTTGACATCATACCAATTAAATCTCGAAAAACTTATGATACAACGAGATTTACTCACAAAAAATATTGAAACCGGCATAAGGATTGCAGAACAAAACTTAGAAAGTGCAGTAAAAAAACTGAGTGCAGAGAAAGCTGCTTATGAAAAAATAAAATTCCATCTGGATAAAATAGAAAAAGATTATGAAAGAATTTCAAATCTTTATAAAAAAGGTGCTGTTTCTAAACAAAAATATGATGAAATTTTCACACTGAAAAGTATCACAAAAAGTGAGTTGGAAGCTCAAAAAGCACTGATATCAATAGCTGAAAGCGATATTGAAAAAGCCAAAGAGAATCTTAAGCTTGCACAGTCCAGAAAGGACGAAATCAAGATGTTGAACAAAGAGATAAGCTCAACAGAAAGCAGCATTTCAGCAGCAAAGGAAGAGATTAAAATTGCGGGAAACAACGTCATCAAAGCAGTACAGGCATTTAAAGAAGTGAATGACAGACTCTCTGATGCCACAATCAAATCACCCGATAACCTGATCATTCTGGAAAAATATGTAAATGAAGGGGAGATTGTTGCAGCAGGTCAGCCTGTTCTTTCTTCATACAACCCTGAAAACAAGTATTTCAGAGGATACCTCCCCGAACCCGACCTTTCAAAGGTAAAACCTGGAGACACAGCTTATCTGAAAGTAGACGGACTCCCGAATAAAAAATTCCCGGCCAAACTGATTTATATCAGTGATAAAGCTGAATTTACTCCGAAAGAAGTTCAGACGAAACGAGAGCGCGTCAAACAGGTTTTTTTAATAAAAATGAAAATTGCGGATGATAAAAATATATTAAAACCGGGTATGCCGGCTGACTGCTTTATCAATATCAAATGA
- a CDS encoding ABC transporter permease: protein MRLLVLIYKELLQFVRNKGLFIFVIYLFTADLYIAANGIDLTLKNAKFYVVDEDMTVISRQMISEFTKPWFNFQGYLQNKNKMENLLMRDMAVGVIIIPEEFSKNIKSGKTPEIAMFINGTESTSGYLFSGYSTRIINNFVINYAGKTDSARDPPVINVRERVLYNPNADSRIFMTITELFSVITLLALILPASAITREKENGNIEMIIISPLKMQEFLLSKIIAMSLITIAGTTAATYLVIEGILDVSFEGSFILFLLLTIFYVFTASGISMLISSISKNMLQVSQITIMVLLPMLFLSGSWTPYESMPAVFQKLTYISPLKYYLEGSFDVILKGLGFSYIFTDFIGIIVLGIPTFIVGAYFLVKRI from the coding sequence ATGAGACTGCTTGTACTTATTTATAAAGAGCTTTTACAGTTCGTCAGAAATAAAGGTCTTTTTATCTTTGTGATTTATCTTTTCACTGCAGACCTCTATATCGCTGCAAACGGTATCGATTTAACACTTAAAAATGCTAAATTTTATGTAGTTGATGAAGATATGACTGTAATATCCCGCCAAATGATATCTGAATTCACAAAACCCTGGTTCAACTTCCAGGGATATTTACAGAATAAAAATAAAATGGAAAACCTGCTTATGCGTGATATGGCAGTGGGTGTTATTATTATTCCGGAAGAGTTCAGCAAAAACATCAAATCTGGAAAAACGCCCGAAATTGCAATGTTTATAAACGGTACAGAAAGTACTTCCGGCTATCTTTTCAGCGGCTACTCAACAAGAATCATAAACAATTTCGTAATTAATTATGCAGGAAAAACTGATTCAGCGAGAGATCCACCTGTCATAAACGTAAGAGAGAGGGTCTTATATAACCCAAACGCCGACAGCAGAATATTTATGACAATCACCGAACTTTTTTCTGTGATTACACTTCTGGCTTTAATACTCCCTGCTTCGGCAATCACCAGGGAAAAGGAAAACGGCAATATCGAAATGATTATCATCTCCCCTTTGAAAATGCAGGAATTTCTTCTATCAAAAATTATTGCAATGAGCCTTATCACCATAGCGGGTACAACGGCAGCCACATACCTTGTAATTGAGGGCATTCTTGATGTTTCTTTTGAGGGGAGCTTTATACTTTTTCTGCTGCTCACTATTTTTTATGTATTTACGGCTTCGGGCATATCCATGCTTATCTCATCCATATCAAAGAATATGCTTCAGGTTTCCCAAATTACCATAATGGTGCTCCTGCCTATGCTCTTTCTGTCCGGCTCCTGGACACCTTATGAAAGCATGCCTGCTGTTTTTCAGAAACTCACTTATATTTCCCCGCTGAAATATTATTTAGAAGGATCTTTTGATGTAATTTTAAAAGGGTTAGGCTTCAGTTATATTTTTACAGATTTTATCGGGATAATTGTGCTGGGTATTCCCACTTTCATAGTCGGAGCATATTTTCTGGTGAAAAGGATATAA
- a CDS encoding glutamate-5-semialdehyde dehydrogenase, with protein MKMKNASKILMTKNTAEKNKALEILADKLLKNKEVIFTENKKDVDNAVEMKLSPALTDRLVINEKRLNAMVEGVNEIIAQDDPVMTVEKGYKRPNGLLIHKVRVPLGVVGIIYESRPNVTVDAAALCIKSGNCAFLRGGKEARYSNALLGRLISEALSEAGLPAECVKTVYDPDRSILHSMLKAKEYIDIIIPRGGEGLISYVTEHSLIPVVKHDKGVCHVYVDESADIDMAVDIAYNAKVQRPGVCNAMETLLLNKKVYREVLDKLMPEYEKAGVEVRASADIAEIYNTKHASEEDWRTEYLDLILSVKSVENMQEAIDHINQYGSMHSEAVVTSDYSRAMDFMNSIDASAVYVNASTRFTDGAEFGLGAEIGISTQKLHCRGPMGAYDLTTSKYMIYGHGHIKE; from the coding sequence ATGAAGATGAAAAATGCATCCAAAATTTTGATGACTAAAAATACAGCTGAAAAAAACAAGGCTCTTGAAATTCTTGCAGATAAACTGCTGAAAAACAAAGAAGTGATTTTCACTGAAAACAAAAAAGATGTGGATAACGCAGTGGAAATGAAACTCTCTCCCGCTTTGACGGACAGGCTTGTTATAAATGAAAAGCGTCTGAATGCTATGGTGGAAGGAGTCAATGAAATAATTGCTCAGGATGACCCTGTCATGACCGTTGAAAAGGGGTATAAAAGACCAAACGGACTGTTAATCCATAAAGTTAGAGTTCCTCTTGGGGTAGTGGGGATAATATATGAATCCAGACCCAATGTTACGGTTGATGCTGCTGCTCTTTGCATCAAATCAGGGAACTGTGCTTTTTTAAGAGGGGGCAAGGAAGCCCGTTACAGTAATGCTTTGCTTGGCAGGCTTATCAGTGAAGCGCTTTCAGAGGCTGGTTTGCCGGCAGAGTGCGTAAAAACCGTTTATGACCCTGACCGCAGTATACTTCATTCAATGCTTAAAGCCAAAGAATATATCGATATAATCATACCCAGAGGCGGTGAAGGGTTGATAAGCTACGTGACAGAACATTCCCTTATTCCTGTTGTTAAACATGATAAAGGTGTATGTCATGTTTACGTTGATGAATCGGCAGATATCGATATGGCGGTTGATATAGCTTATAATGCTAAAGTTCAGAGACCCGGTGTCTGCAATGCGATGGAGACTCTTCTTCTGAATAAGAAGGTATACAGGGAAGTTCTGGACAAATTAATGCCTGAGTATGAAAAAGCCGGGGTGGAAGTGAGAGCTTCTGCTGATATTGCTGAAATATACAATACGAAGCATGCATCCGAAGAAGACTGGCGTACAGAATATCTTGATTTGATTCTTTCTGTTAAAAGTGTTGAGAATATGCAGGAGGCGATCGATCATATTAATCAATACGGTTCCATGCATTCGGAAGCTGTGGTTACCTCTGACTATTCAAGAGCAATGGATTTTATGAATTCAATAGATGCATCGGCTGTATATGTAAATGCCTCAACACGGTTTACCGATGGCGCGGAATTCGGGCTGGGAGCTGAGATAGGAATCAGTACCCAGAAGCTGCACTGCAGAGGACCCATGGGAGCTTACGACCTCACCACATCAAAATATATGATTTACGGACACGGACATATTAAGGAGTAA